The following are encoded in a window of Mycobacterium vicinigordonae genomic DNA:
- a CDS encoding type II toxin-antitoxin system Rv0910 family toxin: MAQVDVSTTSDVSPEAAWKLASDLKRFDEWMTIFGGWRGEVPATVEQGTCVSSLIKVKGFRNVIHWEVTHYDEPNSIELRGHGRGGVRLAVAMSVAPNDQGSTLHLHADLSGGVLSGPVGRLVARVLRSDVRNSVQNLAELR, translated from the coding sequence GTGGCGCAGGTAGATGTCTCGACGACGTCGGACGTGTCACCCGAAGCCGCCTGGAAACTCGCGTCAGACCTGAAGCGGTTCGACGAGTGGATGACGATCTTCGGCGGCTGGCGCGGCGAGGTTCCGGCGACCGTTGAGCAAGGCACGTGTGTCTCATCGCTGATCAAGGTCAAAGGTTTCCGCAATGTCATCCACTGGGAGGTGACCCATTACGACGAGCCGAATTCCATCGAATTGCGCGGTCACGGCCGCGGCGGGGTTCGGCTCGCGGTCGCGATGAGCGTTGCCCCTAACGACCAAGGCTCGACGTTGCACCTCCACGCCGATCTGTCCGGTGGCGTGCTGAGCGGGCCGGTAGGTCGGTTGGTGGCTCGTGTGCTGCGTTCGGATGTGCGCAATTCGGTGCAGAACCTCGCCGAATTGCGTTAG
- a CDS encoding ANTAR domain-containing protein: MTASWAPTQASHSPSSGRILDTAQGILIGLRRCRSDTAFDELHSAAQRHRVPVFAMAWALVHLAGEGEKTPSFVDAQSAARDEWGELFATDHLRSLADVAGMR, from the coding sequence ATGACGGCAAGCTGGGCTCCCACCCAGGCCTCGCACAGTCCGAGTTCGGGCCGCATTCTCGACACCGCGCAGGGTATTTTGATCGGCCTGCGCCGGTGCCGTTCAGACACCGCGTTCGATGAGTTGCACAGTGCCGCACAGCGGCACCGGGTTCCCGTGTTCGCGATGGCATGGGCACTGGTTCATCTGGCCGGCGAAGGCGAGAAGACGCCCAGCTTCGTGGATGCACAGTCCGCGGCCCGCGACGAGTGGGGCGAGTTGTTCGCCACCGATCACCTGCGTTCGTTGGCGGACGTGGCCGGGATGCGTTGA
- a CDS encoding DUF6941 family protein — MKVSLFLADAAQSDVQSGKVHTLGLGWRQCQTPTPPFALVMFLDIDWDETNKQHKLKCQLLNTDGQPVVVQGPQGPQRILFEAAAEAGRLPGAIHGTAVRMPLTLNIPGGIPLDPGIYEWRVEVEGFEQATAVEAFIVSPGGVVPPPA, encoded by the coding sequence ATGAAGGTCAGTCTCTTTCTCGCCGACGCGGCCCAGTCCGATGTCCAGTCGGGGAAGGTCCACACGCTGGGGTTGGGCTGGCGACAATGTCAAACACCTACTCCCCCTTTCGCTTTGGTGATGTTTCTGGACATCGACTGGGACGAGACCAACAAGCAGCACAAGCTGAAATGCCAATTGCTGAACACCGACGGCCAGCCGGTGGTTGTGCAGGGGCCACAGGGACCGCAGCGCATCCTGTTCGAGGCGGCCGCCGAGGCTGGCCGGTTGCCGGGGGCTATTCACGGCACCGCCGTCCGCATGCCGCTCACCCTCAACATTCCCGGCGGGATTCCGCTGGACCCGGGAATCTACGAATGGCGCGTCGAGGTGGAGGGTTTCGAACAGGCAACCGCCGTCGAGGCATTCATCGTGTCCCCCGGGGGTGTGGTGCCACCACCTGCCTAG
- a CDS encoding D-arabinono-1,4-lactone oxidase, with product MTDKWVNWAGDQVCAPSAIERPASEAELVDAVARAARNGQRVRAVGTGHSFTDCACTDGVMVDMTGLQRILDVDSANGLATVEGGAKLHTLLAQLARRGVGIENQGDIDKQSITGATATATHGTGARFQNVSAQIVAARLVTATGDVLEIADGSAQDDYLAARVSLGALGVISQVTIKVVPLFTLHRRDELIPLNTTMHHLDEYVDGNDHFEFFVFPYGDTALARSTRRSHEEPRPQPRWKKRLGEEIENAGLNVICQAGRRFPSAAPQLNRLLTSLLSPSSVQDHGWKVYASTRKVKFTEMEYAIPRGRAREAVQRVIDVVRRRKLPIMFPLEVRFSAPDDAFLSTAYGRDTCYIAVHQFTGMEFEGYFRAVEEIMDDYAGRPHWGKRHYQNAATLRPRYPEWDRFTAVRDRLDPNRVFLNDYTRRVLGD from the coding sequence ATGACGGATAAATGGGTCAACTGGGCCGGCGACCAGGTGTGCGCACCGTCGGCGATCGAGCGTCCCGCCTCGGAGGCCGAACTGGTCGATGCCGTAGCCAGGGCAGCCCGAAATGGTCAGCGAGTACGTGCCGTCGGTACCGGCCACTCGTTCACCGACTGCGCCTGCACCGACGGCGTTATGGTCGACATGACGGGTCTGCAGCGGATCCTCGACGTCGACTCGGCCAACGGGCTCGCCACCGTCGAAGGTGGCGCTAAGCTCCATACGCTCTTGGCGCAGCTGGCCCGTCGAGGGGTCGGCATAGAGAATCAGGGCGACATCGACAAGCAGTCGATCACCGGGGCAACCGCTACCGCCACGCACGGCACCGGTGCCCGCTTCCAAAATGTGTCGGCACAGATCGTGGCTGCCCGGTTGGTTACTGCCACCGGCGACGTCCTCGAGATCGCCGACGGCTCAGCGCAGGACGACTATCTGGCGGCGCGGGTATCGCTAGGTGCTTTGGGGGTCATCTCGCAGGTCACCATCAAGGTGGTGCCACTGTTCACGCTGCACCGCCGCGACGAGCTGATACCCCTTAACACGACGATGCATCACCTCGACGAATACGTCGACGGCAACGACCATTTCGAATTCTTCGTGTTCCCCTACGGCGACACCGCGCTGGCGCGCAGCACGCGCCGCAGCCACGAGGAACCCAGACCGCAGCCGCGGTGGAAGAAGCGACTCGGCGAGGAAATCGAGAATGCTGGCCTCAATGTCATTTGCCAGGCCGGACGCCGCTTCCCCAGTGCGGCACCGCAACTCAACCGGCTGCTGACCAGTCTGCTGTCACCGTCCAGCGTGCAGGACCATGGCTGGAAGGTCTACGCGAGCACACGCAAAGTGAAGTTCACCGAGATGGAGTACGCGATTCCCCGGGGACGTGCACGCGAGGCCGTTCAGCGGGTTATCGACGTGGTGCGCCGCCGCAAGCTGCCGATCATGTTTCCGCTCGAAGTGCGATTCAGCGCTCCCGACGACGCGTTCCTGTCGACCGCGTACGGCCGCGACACCTGCTACATCGCTGTGCACCAATTCACCGGCATGGAATTCGAAGGCTATTTCCGCGCCGTCGAGGAAATCATGGATGACTATGCGGGACGGCCACATTGGGGAAAGCGACACTATCAAAACGCCGCCACCCTGCGTCCGCGATACCCGGAGTGGGACCGCTTTACCGCCGTGCGCGACCGACTCGACCCCAACCGGGTCTTCCTCAACGACTACACCCGGCGAGTGCTCGGCGACTGA
- a CDS encoding wax ester/triacylglycerol synthase domain-containing protein, whose product MRNSDAFTWSMESDPRLRSTVVSVIMLDRSPDWDSVRERFDVLSRTMPMFRQCVVQSPPPTPPRWEFDRDFDLDYHMRRTAIAGSGTIDDVLEMARLAQMQDFDRARALWETTLVEGLQDGGAAVICKFHHALTDGVGGVQIAMTLFDLSAEHFQVEALPPIPEASKSSPLSSYRDAVRYNASLFGSALVGAAKLAPRLVYDGVRQPVTTARSAVAQAASVYRTIRPLNRTGSELAKERSLIRRLGVHEVPRLQLREAAHRAGGALNDAFVAGVAGGLRRYHEKHGVSVGDLHLSMPISLRTENDGMGGNRITLMRFDVPVGQADPALRIKGIHERASAVRDERSLPYTQAIAGLLNLMPRWYIGSVLRHVDFVASDVPGVPIPVFLGGASVRGQYAFGPTIGASVNVTLLSYCDTCAIGINVDTAAIPDYQVFHDALVAGFDEVLALAD is encoded by the coding sequence ATGCGCAACAGCGACGCCTTCACCTGGAGCATGGAAAGCGATCCGCGGCTGCGGTCAACCGTGGTCAGCGTCATCATGCTGGATCGGTCGCCGGACTGGGATTCGGTCCGCGAGCGTTTCGACGTACTGAGCCGCACAATGCCGATGTTCCGTCAATGCGTGGTCCAATCGCCCCCGCCCACTCCGCCGCGGTGGGAGTTCGACCGCGATTTCGACCTGGATTACCACATGCGCCGCACCGCGATAGCCGGCTCCGGCACAATCGATGACGTCCTGGAGATGGCACGGCTGGCCCAGATGCAGGATTTCGACCGGGCCCGCGCCCTGTGGGAGACCACCCTGGTCGAGGGACTGCAGGATGGTGGCGCGGCCGTCATCTGCAAATTCCACCACGCGCTCACCGATGGGGTGGGCGGTGTTCAGATCGCGATGACCTTGTTCGACCTGTCCGCCGAACACTTCCAAGTCGAGGCGTTGCCGCCCATTCCGGAGGCATCCAAGTCTTCCCCTCTAAGCAGCTACCGGGATGCCGTGCGCTACAACGCTTCCCTGTTTGGAAGTGCGTTGGTGGGCGCGGCGAAGTTGGCGCCGCGACTGGTGTACGACGGTGTTCGGCAGCCCGTTACCACCGCCCGCTCGGCGGTGGCCCAGGCGGCTTCGGTGTATCGCACCATTCGGCCGCTCAACCGCACCGGATCCGAACTCGCCAAGGAACGCAGCCTGATCCGCCGCCTGGGCGTGCATGAAGTACCACGCCTGCAATTGCGCGAAGCCGCCCACCGCGCCGGCGGGGCACTCAACGACGCGTTCGTCGCCGGTGTCGCCGGTGGGCTGCGGCGCTACCACGAGAAGCATGGCGTCAGCGTCGGTGACCTGCACCTGTCGATGCCGATCAGCCTGCGCACCGAGAACGACGGCATGGGCGGCAACCGGATCACGTTAATGCGGTTCGATGTGCCCGTCGGACAAGCCGATCCGGCGTTACGCATCAAGGGGATACACGAGCGGGCTAGTGCGGTACGCGACGAACGGTCACTGCCCTACACCCAAGCCATCGCCGGCCTGCTCAACCTGATGCCACGCTGGTATATCGGTTCGGTGCTGCGGCACGTCGACTTCGTGGCCAGCGACGTTCCCGGTGTGCCGATTCCGGTCTTCCTGGGCGGCGCCTCGGTGCGCGGACAATATGCATTCGGTCCGACCATCGGCGCATCTGTCAACGTCACCCTGTTGTCCTACTGCGATACCTGCGCCATTGGCATCAACGTCGACACCGCCGCCATCCCCGACTACCAGGTCTTTCACGACGCTCTTGTTGCCGGCTTCGACGAAGTGCTAGCACTGGCGGACTGA
- a CDS encoding amino acid deaminase/aldolase, translating to MDRDSPVPLDLQGRLQRYEQAFAELDAPFAFVDLDAMWHNAGQMLSRAGDKPIRVASKSLRCRHLHREILDSEQRFDGLMTFTLEETLWLAGHGFDNLLLAYPSTDRAGLRRLGELTAADPDGAPILMVDSIEHLDLIQSATDRPFRLGLDFDAGYWLAGGRLRIGPKRSPVHSPEQARALAEAIGRRPGLKLVALMCYEGHVAGLGDQVAGKLAQNAIVGWLQRRSMAELRDRRARAVELVREVADLEVVNAGGTGDLQLVAQEPAMTEATAGSGFFAPTLFDSYSTFTLQPAAMFALPICRRPDQNTVTALGGGYLASGVGARDRMPTPYLPAGLKLNPMEGAGEVQTPLTGAAARQLKVGDRVYFRHTKAGELCERFARLHLVRGAQIVDTVPTYRGEGQTFL from the coding sequence ATGGACCGTGACTCGCCCGTTCCGCTGGATCTGCAGGGCCGGCTGCAGCGCTACGAGCAGGCATTCGCCGAGCTCGATGCGCCGTTCGCCTTCGTAGACCTCGACGCGATGTGGCACAACGCTGGCCAGATGCTGTCCAGAGCCGGCGACAAGCCCATCCGAGTTGCCTCGAAGTCATTGCGGTGTAGGCATTTACACCGTGAAATCCTGGACTCGGAGCAACGGTTCGACGGGTTGATGACGTTTACCCTGGAGGAGACCCTGTGGCTGGCCGGGCATGGGTTCGACAACCTGCTGCTGGCTTACCCGAGCACCGATCGCGCCGGCCTGCGCCGACTCGGCGAACTCACCGCAGCCGATCCCGATGGCGCGCCGATCCTGATGGTCGACAGCATTGAGCACCTGGACTTGATCCAAAGCGCGACAGATCGGCCCTTTCGATTGGGTCTGGACTTCGACGCCGGTTACTGGCTTGCCGGCGGGCGGCTGCGGATCGGTCCCAAACGTTCGCCGGTGCACAGCCCCGAGCAGGCCCGCGCCCTAGCTGAGGCGATCGGTCGACGACCGGGGCTGAAACTTGTCGCGCTGATGTGCTACGAGGGCCACGTCGCCGGACTCGGAGACCAGGTCGCCGGCAAGCTCGCACAGAACGCGATTGTTGGGTGGCTGCAGCGCCGATCGATGGCGGAACTGCGAGACCGCCGCGCTCGCGCGGTCGAACTTGTACGAGAGGTCGCCGACCTCGAGGTCGTCAACGCCGGCGGCACTGGAGACCTGCAACTGGTCGCCCAGGAGCCGGCGATGACCGAGGCGACCGCCGGCTCCGGGTTTTTTGCGCCGACGCTGTTTGACTCCTATTCCACGTTCACGTTGCAGCCCGCAGCCATGTTCGCGCTGCCGATCTGCCGCCGGCCCGACCAGAACACGGTCACCGCCCTTGGCGGCGGCTACCTGGCCAGCGGTGTCGGCGCCAGGGACCGCATGCCCACGCCCTACCTTCCGGCCGGGCTCAAGCTCAACCCGATGGAAGGCGCCGGTGAAGTCCAGACACCGCTGACCGGCGCGGCCGCGCGCCAACTCAAGGTGGGCGACCGCGTGTACTTCCGCCATACCAAGGCGGGGGAGTTGTGCGAGCGGTTCGCCCGATTGCATTTAGTTCGGGGTGCGCAGATCGTCGACACGGTGCCGACCTACCGCGGTGAAGGGCAAACGTTCCTGTGA
- a CDS encoding PE family protein translates to MSFFGSPNLVAAPEFLTAAASDLANLGTSLNAASAAAAAPTTALIAAGADDVSVAVAALFGAHAQTYQSLSAQAAAFHQQFVQALSAGAGAYSFAESANAVPLAAQSIGEDLLNLINMPTQTLFGRPLIGNGADGAPGTGASGGAGGILWGNGGNGGSGATNQGGGNGGNAGLFGNGGNGGAAGNSSTAGGNGFAGGAGGNGGLLWGNGGFGGTGGNGAAPLTGSIVGTSGGSGGNGGSAGLLYGFGGAGGAGGTGGAAPLPSPTQTIPSAGGVGGSGGAGGSGAALFGGGGSGGAGGAGGLSDATTSSVGGYGGQGGTGGQSGLLYGAPGGGGDGGHGGAGVDSLGNLGNPGGHGGAGGAGGAVGLFGSGGHGGDGGPGGNGSSTSIALGTGGNGGVGGTGGSGAAGGLIYGNGGTGGNGALGGSGGGGLTEGYAGSGGFGGAGGNAWLLGVGGQGGNGGGIGLAGLTAGTPATTQPVGGIGGNGGRAGLLLGVGGNGGNGGATSPGGVLYASGGSGGNGGWIVGNGGIGGNGGAGTGSIANGGSGGNAALLFGTGGAGGTAGAGGIGTGGSGGLGGLLLGNGGAGGNGAPGGTGAGGAGGNAWLIGNGGNGGAGTGGAPGGAGGRRGLLLGQDGANGP, encoded by the coding sequence GTGAGTTTCTTTGGGTCGCCGAATCTCGTCGCGGCGCCTGAGTTCCTGACGGCGGCCGCGTCCGATCTGGCGAATTTGGGCACGTCACTCAACGCGGCCAGCGCCGCGGCAGCAGCTCCGACAACGGCTCTGATCGCCGCGGGAGCTGACGATGTTTCGGTTGCGGTTGCCGCATTATTCGGTGCGCACGCGCAGACATACCAATCGCTGAGCGCCCAGGCGGCGGCCTTTCATCAGCAATTCGTCCAGGCATTGAGCGCGGGCGCGGGCGCCTACTCATTTGCCGAGTCCGCCAATGCGGTGCCGCTGGCCGCACAATCCATCGGTGAAGACCTGCTCAATCTGATCAACATGCCGACGCAGACGTTGTTCGGGCGGCCCCTGATCGGTAACGGCGCCGACGGCGCCCCGGGTACCGGAGCCAGCGGCGGAGCCGGCGGGATCCTGTGGGGCAACGGTGGCAACGGCGGGTCCGGCGCCACCAATCAGGGCGGCGGCAACGGTGGCAACGCCGGTCTATTCGGCAACGGCGGCAATGGCGGCGCTGCGGGGAACAGCAGCACCGCGGGCGGCAACGGGTTCGCCGGCGGTGCTGGCGGCAACGGCGGACTGCTGTGGGGCAACGGCGGTTTCGGCGGCACCGGCGGAAACGGAGCCGCCCCGCTGACCGGCAGCATCGTCGGCACCAGCGGCGGCAGCGGCGGCAATGGCGGCAGCGCCGGATTGCTCTACGGCTTCGGCGGAGCGGGTGGTGCGGGCGGCACCGGCGGGGCGGCCCCGCTGCCGAGTCCCACGCAGACCATCCCGTCGGCCGGCGGAGTCGGTGGATCCGGCGGCGCGGGTGGCAGCGGCGCGGCGCTGTTCGGCGGCGGCGGGTCGGGCGGCGCGGGCGGCGCCGGCGGCCTCAGCGACGCAACGACCAGCAGCGTGGGCGGCTACGGCGGCCAAGGCGGCACCGGTGGCCAGAGCGGCCTGTTGTACGGCGCGCCCGGCGGCGGGGGCGACGGCGGGCACGGCGGCGCCGGTGTGGACAGTCTCGGCAACCTGGGCAACCCCGGCGGTCACGGCGGCGCCGGCGGCGCAGGGGGAGCGGTCGGCCTGTTCGGCAGCGGAGGCCACGGCGGCGATGGCGGGCCCGGTGGGAACGGCAGCAGCACTTCGATCGCCCTTGGGACCGGCGGCAACGGTGGTGTCGGCGGAACGGGCGGCAGCGGCGCAGCCGGTGGTTTGATCTACGGCAACGGCGGAACCGGCGGCAACGGTGCGCTCGGGGGCAGCGGTGGCGGCGGACTCACTGAGGGCTACGCCGGTTCGGGTGGCTTCGGTGGCGCCGGTGGCAATGCCTGGCTGCTCGGCGTCGGCGGCCAGGGTGGCAATGGCGGGGGCATCGGCCTTGCTGGGTTGACCGCTGGGACCCCGGCCACCACGCAACCGGTCGGCGGTATCGGCGGCAACGGAGGTCGGGCCGGGCTACTGCTCGGCGTCGGGGGCAATGGCGGAAACGGCGGAGCGACCAGCCCCGGCGGGGTGCTCTACGCCTCCGGAGGAAGTGGCGGCAATGGCGGCTGGATCGTCGGCAACGGCGGCATCGGGGGCAACGGCGGTGCCGGCACCGGCAGCATCGCCAACGGCGGTTCCGGCGGCAATGCCGCGTTGCTGTTCGGGACCGGCGGCGCCGGCGGGACCGCGGGTGCCGGAGGTATTGGCACAGGCGGTTCCGGCGGCCTCGGTGGCTTGCTGCTCGGAAACGGCGGGGCGGGCGGCAACGGCGCCCCAGGCGGTACGGGTGCGGGCGGCGCCGGTGGCAACGCCTGGTTGATCGGCAATGGCGGAAACGGTGGGGCAGGCACCGGCGGGGCGCCGGGCGGTGCAGGCGGTCGCCGGGGATTGCTGTTGGGTCAGGACGGCGCGAATGGACCGTGA
- a CDS encoding LapA family protein: MPETDQRADGPSRRRPHRHEPLQVPDAAQRAPGLLVVAGAVLAFVVSVAAFSLGKVDAGIATASVGMLVLSAGLSWLAMERRRVRDHERGIRLRNRQAG, from the coding sequence GTGCCTGAAACCGACCAACGTGCTGACGGTCCCAGTCGCCGGCGCCCACATCGACACGAGCCGCTGCAGGTTCCCGACGCCGCGCAGCGCGCACCGGGACTCCTCGTCGTCGCGGGTGCCGTACTGGCCTTCGTGGTTTCGGTGGCGGCTTTCTCGCTTGGGAAGGTGGATGCCGGAATCGCCACCGCCAGCGTCGGAATGCTGGTCCTGAGTGCGGGTTTGTCCTGGCTGGCAATGGAGCGTCGGCGAGTACGCGACCATGAGCGGGGCATCCGGTTGCGCAACCGCCAAGCGGGCTAA
- a CDS encoding DUF4407 domain-containing protein has protein sequence MRANEPPEQRSSVSRLQGLLTWLGGGYWRELGEHHERSTHAVAGAVVALGAVLAWVVAALAVHSSVHTAPLWAVVALTLLVGLLVGAVTRAIAGGPDRGRAGILGRATVAVAVGVIVGDLAALVVFSGVIDQRLTEGAVRTAGAAPAVAQAESSLQQARMARSALDTTVEQARAHLDQALVVARCEYNPTPACPQTRITGVPGQGPETRSSNELLADAQRELDNALTARDRQAPELDARVARDEQAFASARRAVLDDGRQGLGARWVAMNDLTLAGPGADYGALVLRLLTIAFCVLLYLLPLILRTWRGETTHDRRATARAERERAELDAETAIAIKRAEVRRAAEIMWAEHQLTQTRLAIEAQAEIDREQQRRRVVEALEAPVHATSERTFEPVLETVEEDMYLPIAAEAEAASRAVAELPAGHREAGVQDGELATNVRAEQAQYGLQRYEEPQGRDEERGSPLIPSIEDATKAAARWIRPLVPPFVARVIDNTTQPLRSARQVFEEVEEIAFSLKRTRKVTVDSETSDGGGAGLEASPAAQATRDNRVESSRGQAARRHHAADYGQVGTETEYPPLGYGQPRDLAGLSVGTDSGRPGRHELVQREGPRELRPPEGPRQLPPAK, from the coding sequence ATGCGCGCGAATGAACCCCCCGAGCAGCGCTCCTCAGTCTCGCGTTTGCAAGGGCTGCTGACCTGGTTGGGCGGCGGATACTGGCGCGAACTCGGCGAGCACCACGAGCGGTCCACGCACGCCGTCGCGGGTGCGGTTGTGGCGCTCGGCGCCGTGCTGGCCTGGGTTGTCGCGGCACTGGCAGTGCACTCGTCGGTGCACACCGCGCCGCTGTGGGCCGTTGTCGCGCTAACTTTGCTGGTCGGGCTGCTGGTGGGTGCGGTTACCCGTGCCATAGCAGGCGGCCCGGACCGCGGCAGGGCCGGAATCCTGGGTCGTGCCACGGTCGCCGTCGCCGTCGGCGTGATCGTTGGAGACCTCGCGGCGCTGGTGGTGTTTTCCGGAGTGATCGACCAGCGCCTCACCGAAGGCGCGGTGCGCACGGCGGGCGCGGCCCCCGCCGTCGCGCAGGCCGAGTCGTCGCTTCAGCAGGCCCGCATGGCGCGATCAGCGCTCGACACGACAGTGGAGCAGGCGCGCGCACACCTCGACCAAGCTTTGGTGGTAGCACGCTGTGAATACAATCCCACTCCGGCGTGTCCGCAGACCCGCATCACCGGTGTTCCCGGTCAGGGCCCGGAGACACGATCGTCCAACGAATTGCTCGCCGACGCGCAGCGCGAGCTGGACAACGCGCTGACGGCCCGCGACCGGCAGGCTCCGGAACTCGATGCCCGCGTGGCGCGGGACGAGCAGGCCTTCGCCAGTGCGCGGCGCGCAGTGCTCGACGACGGCCGCCAGGGTCTAGGGGCGCGCTGGGTGGCCATGAACGACCTGACCCTTGCCGGCCCTGGTGCCGACTACGGCGCCTTGGTGCTGCGCCTGTTGACCATCGCGTTCTGCGTGCTGCTGTACCTGCTGCCGCTGATCCTGCGGACGTGGCGCGGCGAGACCACCCACGACCGCCGTGCCACGGCACGGGCGGAACGAGAACGTGCCGAACTCGATGCCGAGACCGCGATTGCGATCAAGCGGGCCGAGGTGCGCCGGGCCGCCGAGATCATGTGGGCCGAGCATCAACTCACCCAGACCCGCCTCGCCATTGAGGCGCAGGCCGAAATCGACCGGGAGCAGCAGCGGCGGCGGGTCGTCGAGGCGCTGGAAGCCCCGGTGCACGCAACGTCGGAACGCACCTTCGAGCCAGTGCTTGAGACAGTGGAGGAAGACATGTATTTGCCGATCGCCGCCGAAGCGGAGGCGGCCAGCCGCGCGGTGGCCGAATTGCCCGCCGGACATCGGGAAGCCGGAGTTCAGGATGGCGAGCTCGCCACCAACGTTCGAGCCGAGCAGGCGCAATACGGCCTGCAGCGATACGAAGAGCCGCAAGGCCGAGACGAGGAACGAGGAAGCCCGTTGATTCCGTCAATCGAGGACGCCACCAAAGCTGCGGCCCGGTGGATCCGCCCGCTGGTGCCCCCGTTCGTCGCGCGGGTGATCGACAACACCACCCAGCCGCTGCGCAGTGCGCGCCAGGTATTCGAAGAGGTCGAGGAGATCGCATTCTCACTCAAGCGCACCCGCAAGGTGACGGTCGACTCGGAGACCTCCGATGGCGGCGGCGCCGGTCTGGAAGCGTCCCCGGCAGCTCAGGCCACTCGGGACAACAGGGTCGAGTCCTCGCGTGGCCAGGCGGCGCGACGGCATCATGCGGCCGATTACGGCCAGGTCGGCACCGAGACCGAATACCCGCCGTTGGGTTACGGACAGCCCCGCGACCTGGCCGGATTGTCGGTCGGGACGGACTCCGGCCGACCTGGCCGGCACGAGCTCGTCCAGCGCGAGGGACCACGCGAACTGCGTCCACCGGAGGGGCCCCGTCAGTTGCCGCCCGCGAAATAG